The genome window AGGGTAGTGACCGAGGCGGGAAAACAGCGGGAGGTAATGCGAGCGCACCAGCGCATTGACGGAGTCGATCTGCAGGACGCCGAGGCGTTCGATCAGACGGTTGAGGCGCGAGGGTTTCACCGAAGCTGGCGGCGACCGCCCATCGAATCCTTGGGCGGCCAACGCCAGACGCCGGGCCTGTTTGAGGGTAAAGGACACAGTCGCGGGCATGGAGATCTCCTTGTCTGCTCGCAACCTACCTCACCAATAAGGGGTTTGTGTAGGAAAGGATGGCTCATTTGTGCATTGGGTCATCCCAGAATGGCCGAACCACTTCCTGCTCCACGTCGGCACGGCTCACGCCGATGTCCTTGAGCGCCTCGTCGCTCATTCCGGCCAGCAGTTCGCGTTCATGGTGCAATTCGTACCAGCGGCTAAACTTGTGCAGCAAGGCGCTGATGGAAAAGCCGTGGGAGAGTTTGTCTATCAGTAGATAACCTTTTTGACCTTTCATCGTGATGTCCTCCGTTGGGGATGGCTCAAGTCTCGCGCTAACGCTAAGATCAATCCAACGAATGTTTCTTATGCAATACATCTCGGAGATTGATCAATTGTCGAGTTACCCGAGCATCGATACGGAAGTGCTGCGTACCTTTGTCGCCATCGCCGACCAGGGCGGTTTCACCCGGGCCGGGGAATTGGTCAATCGCACCCAGTCTGCCGTCAGCATGCAGATGAAGCGGCTGGAAGAAGACGTCTTGCAGCGACGGCTGTTCGAAC of Pseudomonas fluorescens contains these proteins:
- a CDS encoding DUF1127 domain-containing protein is translated as MKGQKGYLLIDKLSHGFSISALLHKFSRWYELHHERELLAGMSDEALKDIGVSRADVEQEVVRPFWDDPMHK